The Spirochaetaceae bacterium nucleotide sequence TCTCTCAACCGCCACCTGCTGCCGCCGTACGGGTGCGACTGGACGCACGCGCCCAACTTCGCCCGCCTGGCGCGGCGCGCGGCGACGTTCGAGCGTTCCTACATCTGCTCCATGCCGTGCATGCCGGCGCGGCGCGACTTCCACACCGGCCGGCCCAACTTCCTGCACGCGCCGTGGGGTCCGCTGGAGCCGTTCGACGACTCGGTGCCCGAGATGCTCGGCCGCGCCGGCGTGTACACCCATCTGGCCTCCGACCACTACCACTACTGGGAGGACGGCGGCGCCACCTATCACAACCGCTACTCGTCGTGGGAGTTCTACCGCGGCCAGGAGGGCGACCCGTTCATCGGCCAGGTGGCCGAGCCGCCGCTGCCGGCAACCCTCAACCCGCGCGGCAAGCGCTCCGACTGGGTCAACCGCCAGCACGTGCGCGCCGACCGGCAGTTCTCGCAGACCCGCACCTTCGCCGCCGCGCAGGAGTTCCTGCACCGCAACCACGGCGAGGACAACTGGTTCCTGCACGTGGAGTGCTTCGATCCGCACGAGCCGTTCACCGTGCACCGCAGCTACCGCGACCACTACCCGGCCGACTACGAAGGGCCGCTGTTCGACTGGCCGGCCTACCGGCCGGTGCAGGAGACGCCCGAGCAGGTGGAAGAGGCGCGGCGCAACTACGCCGCCCTGCTGTCCAAGTGCGACGCCTCGCTCGGCGACATTCTCGACGCGTTCGACGCCTACGACCTGTGGCGCGACACCATGCTGATCCTGTGGACCGATCACGGCTTCCTGCTTGGCGAGCACAACGCCTGGGCCAAGAACTGGATGCCGCTCTACGAACAGGTAAGCCACACGCCGTTCTTCCTGTGGGATCCGCGCAGCCCGGACGCGGCCGGCACGCGGCGCAGCGCACTGGTACAGCCGGCGATCGACCTTGGCCCGACGCTGCTCGGGCTGTTCGGCCTGCAGCCGGCGCCCGACATGCTCGGCCACGACCTGGCCGCGGTGGTGGCGGGCGACCGGGCGGTGCGGGACACGGCGATCTTCGGCTACTTCGACCAGCACGTGAACATCACCGACGGGCGCTACGTCTACCTGCGCATCCCGAGTGCGGACGGGCCGAGCGCCGACGCCTACACGCTGATGCCCACCGCGATGCGCGGCTTCAAGGCCAAACTGGAGCAGGCGGAACTGGCGCCGCCGTTCCCGTTCAGCAAGCAGATGCCGCTGTTGAAAGTGGGCGGACGGCCGCGCTGGGAGCCCGCCTTTCCGGATGCGGCGCACCCGCCCGGCCACCTGCTGTTCGACGTACAGGCCGATCCGCGCCAGCAACGGGCGCTGAACGACGCCGCCGTGGAGCAGCGGCTGTGCGCGGCGATGGCACGCCACTTCGCCGCCTGTGCCGCGCCGCCGGAGCAGTACGCGCGCATGGCGCTGCCGGCGGCCGGCACGGAGGATGCGGAGCGGTAGTGGCAACCCGTGGTGAAACCCCGGCTGCATTGAGTGCGGGCGATGCAGCCCGCTTCGCCGCTCTCGGCGCGACGCCGGGTTCCCGCTACGGGCTGCTAGTGCTTGCGCGGGTGCACCGCTACCGAGTCGGTGACGTCGTAGTTGTCGCCGGCATGGCGCTGCGCGACCCGCATCACCGCCTGATGATCGGGTTCCGAATGAACTGCGCCGAACACGTTGAGCACCTTGCGACGATTGAACAGGCCCTTGCCACGCTGGATCTCCACCCCCAGGTCCGAGGCGTCGATGCCGCTCCCTTCAATCTCACTCAGGATGATTTCGGAGATTTCAGCCACTTTGCGACCTCCCGTCGTTCCGATCAAGCGATATGACAACACGTTACGCGATTTCGGCGGTCTGTGCAAACAACCCCGGAGCGACCCGAGCAACCGCAGGGGACGGACCGGACGTGCGGTCGAGGTACGAGGAGCCGTCCCGCTCGGCCAGCGGCCCTGACCGGGCGGGCGGGCGATGACCAGCCACGGCAACCCCACCTTGCTGCTGCCCGGCGGGGCAACCGCCGGACAGGTGGTCGTGGTGTCGGACGGTGCAGGCCGCGCGGTGTGGCGCAGCCATGCGCTGGCGACCGGACGCACGGCGGTGTGCGTGGACGTGCGCGACGGCCGCTTCGGCGGACCGGGCCGGGGTTGGAGCGTACTGCCGCCGGGGCACTACTGCGCACCCGGCGCCGGCGGTGCGCTCGAGGTGGTCGCACAACGCGGCATCGAGGCGCGCTTCGACGCGCCCCCGGCGGCCTGGATGCCGCCGGGGACCGCCTGGCACCGGGACGGCGCGTGGCGCGCATGCGGCGGCGAGGC carries:
- a CDS encoding sulfatase, with product MKAVMIMFDSLNRHLLPPYGCDWTHAPNFARLARRAATFERSYICSMPCMPARRDFHTGRPNFLHAPWGPLEPFDDSVPEMLGRAGVYTHLASDHYHYWEDGGATYHNRYSSWEFYRGQEGDPFIGQVAEPPLPATLNPRGKRSDWVNRQHVRADRQFSQTRTFAAAQEFLHRNHGEDNWFLHVECFDPHEPFTVHRSYRDHYPADYEGPLFDWPAYRPVQETPEQVEEARRNYAALLSKCDASLGDILDAFDAYDLWRDTMLILWTDHGFLLGEHNAWAKNWMPLYEQVSHTPFFLWDPRSPDAAGTRRSALVQPAIDLGPTLLGLFGLQPAPDMLGHDLAAVVAGDRAVRDTAIFGYFDQHVNITDGRYVYLRIPSADGPSADAYTLMPTAMRGFKAKLEQAELAPPFPFSKQMPLLKVGGRPRWEPAFPDAAHPPGHLLFDVQADPRQQRALNDAAVEQRLCAAMARHFAACAAPPEQYARMALPAAGTEDAER